Genomic DNA from Pseudomonas helmanticensis:
AATTGGCAAGCGGCAATTGGCGAATACGAGGCGGTACAGAAAAGCCTGCTGGAACGCGCCGAAGCCAATCTGAACCTGGCAATGCTCTATCAGGCCAGTGGCCGCAGTGGCGAGGTTGAAGGCTTGCTGCGCTCGGCGCTCAAGCGCGATGCGGACTTCTACCCGGCGCTGGTGACTTTGGTGCAATGGCTGGAGAGCAATGGTCGCGGTGGTGAAGCGCAAAAACTGCTGGCTGACAGCCTCAAGGAACACCCGGACGCAGCGTTGTTGCAGCACACTCAAGGGTTATCGCTGATCCGCGCCGGCAAGGCTGGCGAGGCCATGGCACCGCTGCGCAAAGCCGCGCAACTGGAGCCGCAGAACGCCCAGTACGGGTATGTGCTGGCGGTGGCGCTGCATGAAAGTGGCAAGGTCGATGAGGCCTGCGCCATCCTCGAAGGCTTGCTCAAGGCGCAACCGGCGAACCGCAATGCACGGTTGTCGCTGATCCAGTGGTATCTCGACAGTGGGCAGGAACCCAAAGCACAAATACTGCTGCAGGGCTGGAAGAAAATGAACATGGGCGATCCCGCGCTGAAATAACCCACATCCCCCCTGTAGGAGCTGCCGCAGGCTGCGATCTGTTGATGTTGGTCTTTAAGATCAACAGATCGCAGCCTGCGGCAGCTCCTACAGGGGTATGGGTTTTACCAGGAGGATTCGCCGCTGCGCAGGGCGATTTCGCGGCGGCTGTGGATGCGCATCGCCTTGATCAGCGACACCGTGCCGACCATCAATATCGCCGCGCCAAACAGGAAATCGATGTTGTACAGCTGGAAGTCCTGCACCGGCCCGATCAACAGCCCGCGCACCACGGCAACGCCGACCAGTGTGGCAAGGAAGTCGATCCCTGGCGCGTCGCGATAGAACACCAGCATCAGCGGCAGGCACAGCACCAGCAGAAGCATCAGCACGACCATCTTGAACGAACCTTTGCGCTCGACGCTGAAGGCACATTCGTGCGGCCCGTAGGCCTTGTAATCTTCGTCGCGGATCATCGGGTTTTGCTCGTTGATGTAATCGACGCGGTTGTACTTCTGGATCGGCGTGAAAGTATTGGACATCTCCATCAGCGTGGTGATGTTCTTGAAACGCAGGTCGATGCGTTCGCTGCCCTTGAGGTAATAGAGCACCGGTTTGTAGCCGTAGCGATAAGTGTCGAACGGGAATTCGCTGACCTGGCCCTGAACGCCGATCGGGCGCGATTCGAGTTGCGTGTAGGCACTTTTGTTGGTCGCCGAGAGGTTGCGACTCAGTGGCTGGAGCTTCACTTGTTCGAGGAAGATCGGCGTGGCGCCGTAGGTCCACTGCAACGGTTCCAGACGCAGGCGCAGTTCGTTGCGGCTGAGGTCATAACGGTTGAAGGTGCGTTCGGAGACCACCAGCGAACCGCTGAGCATGAACTCGCCGCGCAGGTTGTTGGTGACGCGCAAGGTCAGTTGATCCTTGCCCAGCGACGCCGCTTCGTTGGACGGCGGCGTGCCGCACCACGCGGTACTTTCGCCGGCAGCGCCGAGCTGACCGTCGCGGCTTTCCTTGAACACATAAAAGTAACTGGCCCACAGCGTCACCATTAACAGCAATGCTGTGAGACCGAGGATTTTTTTGCCCGGACTCACTGATCAGACTCCCTTCTTCGGTTCCATCGTCCAGCCGAAAACCCGCTGGCGACGGCGACTCTACCAAAAGGCCATCACTGACCCAAGGGAAAATGCCCAATCCATGAGGTTTCTAAGGGTTTCCCCGGTGCGTAATAACGACATAAAACCTCTGTGGCGAGGGGGCTTGCCCCCGTTCGGCTGCGCAGCAGTCGCAAACCCGGTTGCTGTCAAATGACTGACACACCGCATGTACCGGGGACAGAGGCTACTTCGTAGCCTGACGGGGGCAAGCCCCCTCGCCACAAAAGCACGGCATGACCCCTGTAGGAGCTGCCGCAGGCTGCGATCTTTTAAAGCGTCAGCGTCTTCGGAACAGTGGGCGTGGTTCGATGACTGAGCGGCCGTAGAGTACGCTCATGCCAGCCAACCCCTTCAGTGCATCCTCGGCAGACTTGTCCTCACGCACGGCAAAACTGTCAAAACCGCACTGGCGCATGTGGCTGAGCTGATCGCGCAACACATCGCCAATCGCGCGCAACTCGCCGGTCCAGCCGAACCGACTGCGCAGCAGATAGGCCTGGCTATACGCCCGACCATCACGAAAACTCGGGAAATCCAGCGCGATCAGCGGCAACGAACCTAGCCACGGCACCAGACTTTCCACGTCATCGTCCGGGCCGAGCCACACGGCGTGGGTCGCGGGTGATTGCAGCCAATGCGCCAGGGGCAAAATCAGCAGCGCCGAAGGCCTGGCCGCCAAAGGATCACGCACCAGCGTCCACGGATCATCGTGCACCAGCCGCGCCACACCCTGCTCCAGCCGCAGCAAATTGTTCATGCCATTGCCTCCAGCGTCTTCGGGTAGACCCGTTCCTTGAACGGCTCGAGGCCAATCCGCGCGACGGTGTCGACAAACAATTCTTCGTGCTCGCGATAACGGACAAAGGTGCCGATGATCCGCTCGATCACCTGCGGCACCTCGGCGGCGCTGAACGACGGGCCGATCACTTTACCCAGCGCACTGTTTTTGCCCTGTGCGCCGCCCAGGGTGATCTGGTACCACTCGCTGCCATTCTTGTCGACGCCGAGGATGCCGATATTGCCGATGTGGTGATGCCCACAGGCGTTCATGCAACCGGAGATGTTCAGGCTGATATCGCCCAAGTCGTGCAGGTAATCGAGGTTATCGAAACGTGCCTGGATCGCCTGGGCAATCGGGATCGACTTGGCATTCGCCAAGGCGCAGAAATCGCCGCCGGGGCAGGCAATGATGTCGGTGAGCAAGCCGACGTTAGCGCTGCCCAGATCGTGTTTG
This window encodes:
- a CDS encoding DUF934 domain-containing protein, with the protein product MNNLLRLEQGVARLVHDDPWTLVRDPLAARPSALLILPLAHWLQSPATHAVWLGPDDDVESLVPWLGSLPLIALDFPSFRDGRAYSQAYLLRSRFGWTGELRAIGDVLRDQLSHMRQCGFDSFAVREDKSAEDALKGLAGMSVLYGRSVIEPRPLFRRR